The window GACCTCGCGTTCTGGCGTGACGACCTGCAGTTCCGGGCGGCGTGGCTCTTCTGCCTGCCCAACGGGGATTTCGCGCACACGATCGTCCGGCAGCTCGTCGCCGCGAGCTTCCAATTCGCCCTGTACTCCGCCCTGCAGTCCTCGGCCGATGCGACGCTCGCGGCGATCGCAGCGAAGGCGGTGAAGGAGGTCGAGTACCACCGCGACCACGCGGTGCAGTGGACGCTCCGGCTCGCGGGCGGCACGGACGAATCCCGGCGGCGGATGCTCGTCGCTCTGCGTGATACCTGGCCGTACGTCGACGAGCTCTTCCGCGACGAACCCGTGATCGACCGGCTCGAGGGCATCGCGGTGCGGCCGTCGGCGCTGCGCGCCGAGGTCGATCGGGTGCTCGACGCCGTCTTCACCGAGGCCGAGCTCGACCGCCCCGAGGTCGCGCCGTCGAGCGGAGGCGGCCGCCGCGGCATCCCGTTCCCCGCCCTCGGCGCCATCCTCGCCGAGATGCAGGTGCTCGCCCGTGCGCATCCGGGGGTGACATGGTGAGCGTGCGCGACGCCGCCGGCATCCGCCCCGCGCCCGACCTCGAGACCGCCCGTCGCACCGCCGGTGAGGTCGCCGACCCCGAGGTGCCGGTGCTCACCATCGCCGACCTCGGCATCCTCCGCGACGTCGCGGTCGACGGCGACGCGGTGACGGTGACGCTCACCCCGACCTACTCCGGATGCCCCGCGGTCGACGCGATCCGCGACGACGTCGTGCTGGCCCTCACCCGCGCGGGCTTCGCCCGCGTCGACGTGCGCCTGACGCTCGCGCCCGCGTGGACCACCGACTGGATGAGCGAGGACGGCAAGGCGAAACTCCGGGCCTACGGCATCGCCCCGCCGACGGGCCGCGCCGCGGTGCGCGGACCCATCCCCGTCACGCTCGGCGTGGCGTGCCCCCGCTGCGGCACGCTCCGCACCCGCGAGGTGTCGCGGTTCGGATCGACGGCGTGCAAGGCGCTGTACGAGTGCCAGGAGTGCGGCGAGCCCTTCGACCACTTCAAGGTGCACTGAGGAGTCGCCCTGTGAGTACCGCACGGGCGACCGACGACGTCGCCGAGACCCTCCTCGCCAATGCCCGCGGGGGCGCCGGAGCGCGCCGACGGGCCCGCTTCCACTCGCTCGCTGTGAGCGGGGTGCGCCGGCTCACCGACGACGCGGTCGAGGTGACGTTCGCCGTGCCGCCCGAGCTCGACGACGAGTACGCCTTCCTCCCGGGTCAGCACGTCGCCCTGCGCGCACATGTCGAGGGCGAGGAACTGCGCCGGTCGTACTCGCTGTGCCGTCCCCCGACGCCGGGCTCCATCAGCGTCGCGATCAAGCGGGACGCCGGCGGCCGATTCTCCACGTGGGCGCAGACCGGCCTCGGGCCGGGCGACCGCATCGACGTGATGAGCCCGCAGGGCTCGTTCACGTCGTCGCTTGCAGACCTCGACGGCGCCCACGTCGCCGGGATCGCCGCGGGCTCGGGCATCACCCCGATCATGGCGCTCGCCACCGTGATGCTCGGCCGATCGACGTCGTCGCGCTTCACGCTGGTCTACGCCAACCGCTCGTCGGCCGACGTGATGTTCCTCGACGATCTCGCCGACCTCAAGGACCGCTATCCGACGCGTCTGGCGGTGCATCACGTGTTCTCGCGTGAGGAGCGGGCAGCCCCGCTGCTGTCGGGTCGGCTCGATGACGCGCGCATCCGTGGCATCCTCTCGAATGTCGTCCTCCCCGACACGGTGGACGAGTGGTTCCTCTGCGGACCGCTGGAGCTGGTCGACCGATGCCGCACGGCATTGACGGATGCTGGGGTGTCGCGCGAGCACGTGCGCTTCGAGCTGTTCACGACCGGGGCCGAGGGTGCTGCGCGGGTGTCCGCCGCCGCGCCGCCGCAGCGACCCCGTGCGGATGAGCCCGTGCGTCGCATCGATCTGCGCCTCGACGGTCAGAGCGCGAGCGTCGCGTCGCCCGTCCACGCGCGCGAGACGGTGCTCGCCGCGGCGCTGCGCGTGCGCCCCGATGCGCCGTACTCGTGCTCGGGAGGCGTCTGCGGCACCTGTCGGGCGCGCCTCGTCGACGGCGCGGTCACGATGGACGAGAACTACGCGCTCGAGCCCGATGAGATCGCCGCGGGCTACATCCTCACGTGCCAGTCGCGCCCCACGACCGAGCGGGTAGTCGTCGACTACGACGTCTGACGTCGCTCGGAGCGCGTCCATTTCTCGTTCATCCGTCACAGATGTACGCCTTGGGGCCTTCAGGCGTACATCTCCGACGAATGAAGGGTGGGTTGAGGTTGCGAGCCACGAGCGCGGGTCCCCGGGCCGGATGCCGCCGTGCCTGCGTGCACCGCGGCCGCCCGCTCGCAGCATCCTGCGTCCGAGGATGCCCCGACCTCTCCTTCATTCGTCGCAGATGTACGCCTTTGGGGCCTTCAGGCGTACATCTCCGACGAATGAAGGAGGGGGAGGGCGGGGTTCCCCCGCTCGCGCGGGCGGCCCGGCGCAGCCGCGTCAGAGCAGGTCGTCGCGGGCGCGCAGCGCCGCGGCGCCGAGGAGCGGCCCGTCCGCCGACAGACCCGAGGGCCGGACGAGGACCGGCCGGGTGCGGGGGAGCGCGCCCCACCGGATGACGGCGGCATCGACGAGGTCGAGATAGTCGGGGCGGACGCGTGAGAACCCGCCGCCGATCGCCACGACCTCGAGGTCGACCAAGGCGGACACGCTCGCGATCGCCTGTCCGACGGCCTCGGCGGATCGCCGGGTGGCCGCATCGGCGACCGGGTCGCCGGCGGCGAAGGCGGCAGCCAGGTCTTCTCCGGTCTCACCCTGCCAGCCCCGACGGCGGGCCCAGGCCACCGTCGCGGGGCCGGATGCCGTCTCCTCCAGCGTCGTCCCGAAGGCTTCGTCCCCGGCACCCGCGCCACCCGCATGACCCAGACCCGCGCCACCCGGACCCCCCGGGTCCACGACATGGAGCTGACCGATGTGTCCGGCGTTGCCGGTCGTCCCCGACAGCAGCCGCCCGTCGACGATGAGTCCGCCGCCGACACCGGTCGAGACGACCATGCCGAGCGATGTGGAAGCTCCGCGCGTCGCGCCGAGCCAGTGCTCGGCGAGGGCGATGCACGTGCCGTCGAGCCGCAGGGTCGCGGGCGCACCCGCGGCGGCCTCGACCAGGTCGCGCAGCGGAAACTCGCGGATCTCCGGCAGGTTGAGCGGGCTGACGCTGCCCCGGTCCAGGTCGATCGGGCCGGCGGCGCCGACACCCGCGCCGGCGACCGGGTCGGGCGCGCTGGCGAGCGTCGCGGCGACGAGCGACCGGATGACTGCCGTCAGGGCGTCGACGCCGATCGAGCGGCCCGTCGCCTGCCGATGCCGTGAGCCGGGCATCACCGCTCCGCGTCCCCGGTCGTCGACCACGACCAGGGCGGCCTCGGCTTTCGTGCCGCCCAGATCCACGGCCAGGTACACGTCGTTCGTCACGGCTCACACGTTATCGCGCCCGGCATCTGCTTTAGTCGCTAAAGTAAATCCCATGACCACCATCGCCCTCTTCGGCGCGACCGGCAAGACCGGGCGACGCGTGCTCGACCGCTCGCTCGCCGCCGGCCACACCGTCCGCGCCCTTGTTCGAGACCCCCATGCGCTCCTTGTGACCTCCCCGCGCCTGACCGTCGTCCCCGGCGACGTCCGCGACCCCGCCGCGGTCGCCGAGACCGTGCGGGGAGCGGATGTCGTCCTGAGCCTGTTCGGACAGGTGAAGGGTTCACCGCCCACCCTTCAGACCGACGGCACCCGCGTGATCGTCGAGGCGATGCACGAGGCCGGCGTCACCCGCATCGTCACACTTTCGGGCGGGGGGCTCCGCGACGAAGAGCACGATCGCCCGAAGACGGCGGACCGCGTCATCCGATTCCTCTTGAAGACGCTCTCGGGGCCCGTGCTCGCCGATGCGGAGGGCCATCTCGCGGTGCTGCGCGCGTCGGGCCTGGACTGGACCGTGGTGCGCGGTCCGCGCCTCACCGAGAAGCCCGGCGTCCGCAGCTACCGCGTCGGATGGGTCGGCGTGAACGCCAGCACGCAGATCAGCCGCGACGACCTCGCCGACTTCATCCTCACGCAGGTCGACGACCGCACCTTCGTCGGGTCGATGCCGTTCGTGAGCGCATGAGGACGGATGACCGCGACGTGGCCATCGGCAGGGTGCTCGAAGGAGTCGTCTCGGCCCGCCGGCTGCTCGGCGACGCCCGGCGGCGCCCCTTCGCCTCGCTGATGCTCACGAGCTCGCAGCTGGAGGCGCTCTTCGTGCTCACCCACGCGGCGGAGCCGATCACCCCGAGCGCACTGGCCCAGCGGCTCGGGGTCACCGCCGGCGCGGTCACCCAGCTCCTCGACGGCGTGAAGCGAGCCGGCCTCGTGGAGCAGGCCGCGCATCCGGATGACGCGCGCTCCCGCGTCATCCGACTCACGGCGTCTGCGCGCGCCGAGGTCGACGTCTTCGAGGCCGGGGTGGTCGCCGAGATGCGGCCGCACTTCGCGGATCTCTCGACGTCGGAGCTGAACCAGCTCGCCGCTCTGCTCGGGCGGGTCGGTCGTGAGTGACGCCGGAGCCGGCGCGGTCCTCGTGACGGGCGCGACCGGAACGGTGGGGTCATCGGTCGTCGCCGAACTGCGCGCCCGAGGTGTGGCCGTGATCGCCGCCGTGCGGGATCCCTCGACGCCGGCGGCTCGGGCGCTCGGCGTGCCGCTCCGCCCGTTCGACTTCGACGGCTCTGCGAGCCGCGCTGCGGAGGCGATGGAGGGTGTCGACCGGCTCTTCCTCCTGCGGCCCCCGCCGATCGCCGACGTCGCGACCCACCTCTTCCCGGTGATCGACGCGAGCCGCGCTCGTGGGGTGCGCCAGGTCGTCTTCCTCTCGCTCCAGGGTGTCCAGTTCAATCGCCGCACCCCGCATCACGCCGTGGAGGCCTACCTGAGACGGACCCGGACCCCGTCGACGTTCCTGCGACCGAACTTCTTCATGCAGAACCTCTCGTCGGTCCACGCGGCCGAGATCCGCGCCGACGACGAGGTCTTCGTCCCTGCGGGGCGATCGCGTACCGCTTTCATCGATGCCCGCGACATCGGCCGGGTCGCCGCGCAGGTCTTCACCGAGCCCGGCCACATCGGCAGGGCGTACACGCTCTCGGGCGAGCAGTCCCTGGGCTATCGCCGCGTCGCGCTCATCCTCAGCGACGTGCTGGGCAGGCCGATCCGCTACGCGCGCCCGAGTGAGGATGACTACCTCGAACGTCTGCGGCGGAACGGGGCCTCACCCGAGTACCTCGCGGTGCAGCGGATGATCTACCGCATCGTGCGCGCCAACGTCTCAGCGCTGCCCAACCGGACGGTGCGTCGACTCACCGGGCGCCCCGCCACCACCTTCCGGCAGTTCGCTCTCGATCACCGCGATGCCTGGATGCCCGACGGACCCGGTGGCGGCCTCCAGCCAGGCCCAGAGGCGTGACTGGCGACCGGCGTCATAGGTGACGGGCTCGGCGCTGGTCTCGCGGCCGATCTCGATGTAGGCGTCATGCCGGTCGGCGTGCCGATCGCCCAGGGCGAGGTCGGCGACGTGTCGCGCGGTGCCCCGCGGGGTGGTCGCGCCTGGGAGGATCGACATGGCGGGCATGATGCGACGCCACACCCAATCCATGTACGCCGGCATCCCGCGCACCAGCCCGGTGCCCGCGACCAGGCCCGGGTCGTAGACGTTCAGGCGCCGCCCGGAGGCGGCGAAGCGCTCGGCCCAGGGGTGCGCCAGGGTCACGAGGGCCAGCTTGCTCGTCGCGTAGGCGACACCGCCGCGCTCGCGCTCGGCCCGGAATCCGCGGCGAGGAGTGTCGTCCACGCGGGCCAGGTCGGCAGGATCCTGCCACACCGGGTCGGGCACGAGCCCGAACGACTGCCGCTTGCCGCGATGGGTGGAGGAGCCGAACAGGATGGCGTGGCCCGCCGACGCGAGCGCCCCCTCGAGCCCCGCGAGGAGCACATGCTGCGCGACGACGTTGATCGCGAAGGTGAGCTCCCATCCCTGCGCGCTGACGTGCCGGCGATCGAGGAGCTGCCCTCCGGCGTTGAGGATCGCCGTGTCGATCGGAGGCACCGCCCCGGAGCGGACGAGATCGGAGACCTCTCGGGTGGCGCGGGTGACCGAGGCGAGATCCGCGAGGTCGAGAGTGATGCCGTGCGCGTCGCTGCCGGCATCCCAAGCGCCTGCCACCGCCTCGTCGAGGGCACGACGGTCGCGGGCGAGAAGGATGAGTCGGGGATGCCGGGGGTCGGCGCGCAGACGCTCGTAGACCGCCTGGCCGATTCCGCGGGTGGGGCCGGTAAGGAGCACTGTCGGCGTGATGTCAGTTTCTGTCATGACTCAAGCGTAGGCGATGTCATGATGTGACACAAGAGTAGGGTGGGTTCATGCCCCGCTGGCCTGAGGACTCCCGCGATCGACTCGTCGCCGCCGCCGTGTCGCTCTTCGCCGATCACGGATTCGGGGCGACGACCGTCGATCAGATCGCCGAGAGCGCGGGGGTGACGCCGCGGACGTTCTTCCGGCACTTCCGCGACAAGGAGGAGGTGCTGTTCGCCGAGGACGACCGGCTGCTGCCGCTGCTTCTCTCCGCCATCGCCGCCCCGGCGGCGCCTCTCCGCGCTGACGACCTCATGCGGCACGCGCTGGGCGCCCTGGCCGACGCCATGGAGCCCGAGCGCGACCGGCTCCGCGTCCGGCACGCCATCATCCGCACCGACGTGGCGTTGACGGGAAGGGAATTGGCGAAGCAGGCCGCCTGGCAGCCGCAGATCGCCGCGGCGATCGCGGAGCGCGGATTCCGCCCCGCCGACGCGGAGCTCCTGGCCGCGATCGGGTTCGCGCTGTATCGCACGGCGTTCGTCGCCTGGCTGGAGGACGACGACCCTGAGCCGCTCCGCGAGCGCGTTGATCGCGCCCTGCCGTCCGCCCGCTCGGTGATGGACCTCGCCCCCGGCGGCTGACACCCGCCGCTCCGGCCGCGCGTCAGCCCGACCGGACTGCGGTCAGAGGCTCTCCAGAAGCGACCGGATGCGACGGGCGCGCGTCGCCGCCGTGGCCGCGCCGTCCACCGGCACGAGCTGACGGCGGCGGGTGGCGGGCGGCAGCAGGTCCCACCGCTCGCGAAGCCCGGCGTCGGCGAGAGCCTCGGCGAGATCATCCGGCACCGGCACCTCGTCGGGGTCGACGGGGGCGAGCCATCCCGTCACCGGATCACCGACCTCCAGGCGCAGCCGCCGCAGCAGCGAGGAGCCGGCCCACACGAAGGTGTCGTCGATCACCGGGGCGCGGGTGAGCGCGAGGTTCACCGCGACACCCTCGAGCTCCCCGGCCACGCGCCGGGTTCCGACCTCGTCGGCGGCTCTGACGAGGTCGACGGGTACGCGCAGCACGGTGTAGCGCGATCGCCCCCAGACCATCGGCTCGATGAACCCCGTCACGTCGCGACGCCCGCCCAGGAGCGGCCAGGACTCGCCCATGTCATCCTCCGTCGCCGCGTCCGTCGTCCCGCGGACGGACGGTGCGGTCGGACTCTACCGGTCGAGGCGGTGCGGCGATACTGTGACCTCACCCCACCTCGCCGAAGGGGATGCCGTGACATCGTCCGCCGCTGAGCCGGTCGCCTCCATGCCCTCGGGCGTGCGTCTGCGCATCGAGAGCGAGGCGTTCTACGCCTTCGTCGCGGCGGCCCTCGCCGGCGGAATCCTCGGGCTGCTCCTCGGGGCGCTCGGCCCGTCACGTCCGCTGTCGGGCCCCGGATCGTTCGGCTGGGTCGCCGCCGCGGCCTGCGCGGTCGCCGCGGCCGGGGCCGCCGGGGTCGGCTACTGGCGCGCCCGTCGCGAACGCGGCCAGGAATGGCGCCTCGCCCTGTCGTCGTGGCGATTCAGCGTCAACGCCGTCGCCGTCGCGGTCGTGCACGCGGCCCTGGCGACGCTCGCCGCGCTCGTGGTCTTCCTCGTCCTCAGCGCGGGGCTGCGCGGCTGGACGGTGACCACCTTCTGGTCCGCCGTGCTGCTCGGGGCCGCTCCGGCCGTCACGGCCTATCTGGTCTACCTGTCTGCGTCGAAGATGACCACCCAGCGCATGTCGTCGCTGCTGCTCGTCTTCGTCGTGACCGGCACCCTCACGGCCATGGTCACGACCCCCGATCCGCTCTGGTGGGAGATCCACTTCAGTCACCTGGGCACCTTCTGGGATCTCTCGAGCGTCGTGTTCAACGGCACGCTCATCGTCGGCGGCCTCCTCGTCACGGCGTTCTCGGTCTATGTCGCCCACGACCTCGCCGCGGTCGCGACAGCGGGACGGCTCGACGCCGCGGCACGCTGGCGGATCGTGCCCACGCTCTTCGTCGTGATGGGGATCATGCTCGCGGGCGTCGGTGCCGTTCCGGTGTCTCTCAGCGTGCTCGTGCACAACCTGTGCGCGATGGGACTCGCGGCGATGTTCCTTGCGCTCCTCGTCGGCGGCCCCTGGCTGCTGCGGGGCCTGCCGCGCGCGTACTTCTTCGCTGCGACCCTCTTCCTCGTCGCCCTGCTGATCTCGCTGGTGCTCTACGTGGTCGGGTTCTTCGGCCTCACCGCCTTCGAGATCGTGGTGTTCGCCCTCATCTTCGGCTGGATCGCCGTGTTCATCCGGTTCCTCACCGCCGATCGGCCCATCGAGGCCGCCGACGCGCTGGCGTGACCGCGTCGATCTGCGGATGTCCTGCATCCGTTCGAGAGGGTGGGGACGAACAACTCTGTGACGGGGACGAGGGTGTCCGCCGGGCACCCCGGCCCGGCGGCGGCGAAAGGGGATCGGGATGGCGAAGAAGCTCACGGAGGCCACGGTCGTGGAGTACGACCGGATCGGCGACACCGACGTGCTGCAGGTGCGCACCTCGCCGCTCCGGCCCCC of the Microbacterium invictum genome contains:
- the paaC gene encoding 1,2-phenylacetyl-CoA epoxidase subunit PaaC, with product MTGPHPHVEPHPHVDVVEHELAAELLGDDAAPASRDVAEYALWLGDDALILSQQLMQWVARAPELEEDVALANIALDQLGHARSLLRYAGTADGRSEDDLAFWRDDLQFRAAWLFCLPNGDFAHTIVRQLVAASFQFALYSALQSSADATLAAIAAKAVKEVEYHRDHAVQWTLRLAGGTDESRRRMLVALRDTWPYVDELFRDEPVIDRLEGIAVRPSALRAEVDRVLDAVFTEAELDRPEVAPSSGGGRRGIPFPALGAILAEMQVLARAHPGVTW
- the paaD gene encoding 1,2-phenylacetyl-CoA epoxidase subunit PaaD — translated: MVSVRDAAGIRPAPDLETARRTAGEVADPEVPVLTIADLGILRDVAVDGDAVTVTLTPTYSGCPAVDAIRDDVVLALTRAGFARVDVRLTLAPAWTTDWMSEDGKAKLRAYGIAPPTGRAAVRGPIPVTLGVACPRCGTLRTREVSRFGSTACKALYECQECGEPFDHFKVH
- the paaE gene encoding 1,2-phenylacetyl-CoA epoxidase subunit PaaE, translating into MSTARATDDVAETLLANARGGAGARRRARFHSLAVSGVRRLTDDAVEVTFAVPPELDDEYAFLPGQHVALRAHVEGEELRRSYSLCRPPTPGSISVAIKRDAGGRFSTWAQTGLGPGDRIDVMSPQGSFTSSLADLDGAHVAGIAAGSGITPIMALATVMLGRSTSSRFTLVYANRSSADVMFLDDLADLKDRYPTRLAVHHVFSREERAAPLLSGRLDDARIRGILSNVVLPDTVDEWFLCGPLELVDRCRTALTDAGVSREHVRFELFTTGAEGAARVSAAAPPQRPRADEPVRRIDLRLDGQSASVASPVHARETVLAAALRVRPDAPYSCSGGVCGTCRARLVDGAVTMDENYALEPDEIAAGYILTCQSRPTTERVVVDYDV
- a CDS encoding ROK family protein, which produces MTNDVYLAVDLGGTKAEAALVVVDDRGRGAVMPGSRHRQATGRSIGVDALTAVIRSLVAATLASAPDPVAGAGVGAAGPIDLDRGSVSPLNLPEIREFPLRDLVEAAAGAPATLRLDGTCIALAEHWLGATRGASTSLGMVVSTGVGGGLIVDGRLLSGTTGNAGHIGQLHVVDPGGPGGAGLGHAGGAGAGDEAFGTTLEETASGPATVAWARRRGWQGETGEDLAAAFAAGDPVADAATRRSAEAVGQAIASVSALVDLEVVAIGGGFSRVRPDYLDLVDAAVIRWGALPRTRPVLVRPSGLSADGPLLGAAALRARDDLL
- a CDS encoding SDR family oxidoreductase produces the protein MTTIALFGATGKTGRRVLDRSLAAGHTVRALVRDPHALLVTSPRLTVVPGDVRDPAAVAETVRGADVVLSLFGQVKGSPPTLQTDGTRVIVEAMHEAGVTRIVTLSGGGLRDEEHDRPKTADRVIRFLLKTLSGPVLADAEGHLAVLRASGLDWTVVRGPRLTEKPGVRSYRVGWVGVNASTQISRDDLADFILTQVDDRTFVGSMPFVSA
- a CDS encoding MarR family winged helix-turn-helix transcriptional regulator, giving the protein MRTDDRDVAIGRVLEGVVSARRLLGDARRRPFASLMLTSSQLEALFVLTHAAEPITPSALAQRLGVTAGAVTQLLDGVKRAGLVEQAAHPDDARSRVIRLTASARAEVDVFEAGVVAEMRPHFADLSTSELNQLAALLGRVGRE
- a CDS encoding SDR family oxidoreductase yields the protein MSDAGAGAVLVTGATGTVGSSVVAELRARGVAVIAAVRDPSTPAARALGVPLRPFDFDGSASRAAEAMEGVDRLFLLRPPPIADVATHLFPVIDASRARGVRQVVFLSLQGVQFNRRTPHHAVEAYLRRTRTPSTFLRPNFFMQNLSSVHAAEIRADDEVFVPAGRSRTAFIDARDIGRVAAQVFTEPGHIGRAYTLSGEQSLGYRRVALILSDVLGRPIRYARPSEDDYLERLRRNGASPEYLAVQRMIYRIVRANVSALPNRTVRRLTGRPATTFRQFALDHRDAWMPDGPGGGLQPGPEA
- a CDS encoding helix-turn-helix domain-containing protein, with the protein product MPRWPEDSRDRLVAAAVSLFADHGFGATTVDQIAESAGVTPRTFFRHFRDKEEVLFAEDDRLLPLLLSAIAAPAAPLRADDLMRHALGALADAMEPERDRLRVRHAIIRTDVALTGRELAKQAAWQPQIAAAIAERGFRPADAELLAAIGFALYRTAFVAWLEDDDPEPLRERVDRALPSARSVMDLAPGG
- a CDS encoding YdeI/OmpD-associated family protein — protein: MGESWPLLGGRRDVTGFIEPMVWGRSRYTVLRVPVDLVRAADEVGTRRVAGELEGVAVNLALTRAPVIDDTFVWAGSSLLRRLRLEVGDPVTGWLAPVDPDEVPVPDDLAEALADAGLRERWDLLPPATRRRQLVPVDGAATAATRARRIRSLLESL